The following are encoded in a window of Congzhengia minquanensis genomic DNA:
- the frr gene encoding ribosome recycling factor: MHMYEDVKQKMDKAVAAMESDFAGIRAGRANPAILDKVMVDYYGTATPVAQVGTISIPDPRMLMIQPWDASILHDVEKAILASDLGLTPNNDGKAIRLNFPAPTEERRKELVKSVSKRAEEAKVVIRGIRRDAIDAYKAQKKNGEITEDDLKDAENGIQKVTDQYIKDIDGLADGKSKEIMEI, encoded by the coding sequence ATTCATATGTACGAAGATGTAAAACAAAAAATGGATAAAGCGGTTGCCGCAATGGAAAGCGATTTTGCGGGTATCCGCGCAGGCAGGGCAAATCCTGCAATTTTAGATAAGGTGATGGTAGACTATTACGGCACGGCTACACCGGTGGCACAGGTGGGAACCATTTCTATCCCCGACCCCAGAATGCTGATGATTCAGCCCTGGGACGCCAGCATTCTCCACGACGTTGAAAAGGCAATTCTGGCCTCTGACTTAGGACTTACTCCTAACAACGACGGAAAGGCCATCCGCTTAAATTTCCCTGCACCCACAGAGGAGAGAAGAAAAGAGCTGGTGAAATCTGTTTCCAAGCGTGCGGAGGAGGCTAAGGTGGTTATCCGTGGAATCCGCAGGGACGCAATCGACGCGTATAAGGCACAGAAGAAAAACGGCGAAATCACCGAGGACGATTTAAAGGATGCAGAAAACGGCATTCAGAAGGTGACAGACCAATATATTAAAGATATCGACGGTTTGGCAGACGGCAAATCGAAAGAAATCATGGAAATTTAA
- a CDS encoding sigma-E processing peptidase SpoIIGA — MTVKVYVDVLFIINFIIDYILLSITSLFVKKRPSIVKTCLASALGAVYAAFVFFIPLGTFFIFTLSALTSLFMVIITYGVRNAAFLFKNIAVFYLVSFVTSGVGFAVLFLGNRYGKINFAVNAGVFYADINAYTMLAIFVVSVTVIHLAVGYVKKQRIKAQFLYNVTIEKNGKSVTDTALFDTGNFLRDPISQNSVLVAEWQTVSAFFSGGTLSECVAKHPGEFLYIPCHGINGNAGLFAFRPDKIISDEITLSDSVFVGISETPLDKEGGYRMILPNDSTCINRTERM; from the coding sequence ATGACTGTTAAAGTTTATGTTGACGTTTTGTTTATTATTAATTTTATCATAGATTATATTTTGCTGAGCATCACCTCGCTGTTTGTGAAAAAAAGGCCAAGTATCGTAAAAACCTGCCTGGCAAGCGCCCTCGGGGCGGTTTATGCGGCGTTTGTGTTTTTCATTCCCCTGGGTACGTTTTTTATTTTTACCCTTTCAGCTCTGACATCGCTTTTCATGGTGATAATTACATACGGCGTAAGAAACGCCGCGTTTCTGTTTAAAAACATTGCCGTGTTTTATCTGGTTTCCTTTGTTACAAGCGGCGTTGGCTTTGCGGTTCTGTTTTTGGGAAACCGGTATGGAAAGATAAATTTTGCTGTAAACGCAGGCGTATTCTACGCGGACATCAATGCCTATACCATGCTGGCAATTTTTGTGGTTTCGGTGACAGTAATTCATCTGGCTGTAGGATATGTGAAAAAACAGCGCATTAAGGCGCAGTTTCTTTACAATGTTACCATAGAAAAAAATGGAAAAAGCGTAACTGACACCGCGCTTTTTGACACAGGCAACTTTTTGCGGGACCCCATTTCCCAAAACAGCGTGCTCGTTGCAGAGTGGCAAACCGTTTCCGCGTTCTTTTCGGGCGGCACCCTCTCAGAATGTGTTGCAAAGCATCCCGGGGAATTTCTTTACATTCCCTGTCATGGTATCAATGGAAATGCGGGGTTGTTCGCATTTCGGCCCGACAAAATCATTTCTGATGAAATTACGCTGAGCGATTCCGTATTTGTCGGAATTTCCGAAACGCCCTTAGACAAAGAGGGCGGCTACCGAATGATTCTTCCCAACGATTCCACATGCATTAACCGGACAGAAAGGATGTAA
- a CDS encoding GtrA family protein: MGKQINKQGVKQAVRFCVVGFFNTLVDYGLFFVFISFVNLHKSIAQVFSTSVAMCGSYLINRYWTFGQSGRGNFGEIVKFLTINLLAMFSVILLTHLFYDIWHLENLVNAALRAAGSAFAAEGDIAILLCKAAASCFSLMINFFGNKFWVFRGGRQTETEA; this comes from the coding sequence ATGGGGAAACAAATCAATAAACAGGGCGTGAAACAAGCCGTGCGGTTTTGTGTGGTGGGTTTTTTTAACACGCTGGTGGACTATGGGCTGTTCTTTGTGTTCATCTCTTTTGTAAACCTGCACAAAAGCATTGCGCAGGTGTTTTCCACGTCTGTCGCCATGTGCGGAAGCTATTTAATTAACCGCTACTGGACCTTTGGGCAAAGCGGACGGGGAAATTTCGGCGAAATTGTAAAATTCTTAACCATAAATTTGCTTGCCATGTTCTCGGTGATTTTGCTCACCCATCTATTTTACGACATTTGGCATTTGGAAAACCTTGTAAACGCCGCGCTGCGCGCTGCAGGCTCGGCCTTTGCGGCAGAAGGGGACATCGCCATTCTGCTGTGCAAGGCGGCGGCTTCGTGTTTTTCGTTAATGATTAACTTTTTCGGCAACAAGTTCTGGGTGTTCCGGGGCGGCCGGCAAACAGAAACGGAGGCGTAA
- a CDS encoding M50 family metallopeptidase, translated as MNIIFTTLAAILIFAVLVFIHELGHFIAAKLSGVKVNEFAIGMGPKLFGKQKGETLYSVRLIPIGGFCAMEGEDENTTDERALNNKKPYIRLIILVAGAFMNILLGFILIFSLTIGTAETVVPKVNSVTEGGAAEAAGLQDNDVILRANGKRVHIIEDLSWAMSNNSRENKELQLEVKNGGEKRTVSIVPETSNGKSSYGILLKTEQNGLFQTLRNSWYKTGFYSGVIIDSFISMIKGDIPISQISGPVGIVSEIGNVVEETRTTGWEGFQSLLALTILLTINLGVFNLFPIPALDGGRILFVLIEMVRRKPVPVEKEAIVHFAGFVLLIAFSIFIAFKDVFMLWG; from the coding sequence ATGAACATCATTTTTACAACATTGGCAGCGATTTTAATTTTTGCAGTTTTGGTTTTCATTCACGAGCTGGGACACTTCATTGCGGCAAAGCTCTCCGGTGTTAAAGTGAACGAATTTGCGATTGGCATGGGGCCAAAGCTGTTTGGAAAACAAAAGGGAGAAACGCTCTATTCCGTGCGGCTCATTCCCATCGGCGGATTTTGCGCCATGGAGGGTGAGGACGAAAACACGACTGACGAGCGGGCTTTAAACAATAAAAAGCCATATATCCGGCTCATCATTTTGGTGGCCGGGGCGTTTATGAATATTTTGCTGGGCTTTATTTTAATTTTTTCTTTAACGATTGGCACTGCGGAAACGGTTGTTCCCAAGGTTAACAGTGTAACAGAGGGCGGCGCGGCGGAAGCGGCGGGCTTACAGGATAACGACGTAATTCTGCGGGCAAACGGCAAACGGGTGCACATTATTGAAGATTTATCCTGGGCAATGTCCAACAATTCCAGAGAAAACAAAGAGCTTCAGCTGGAAGTGAAAAACGGCGGCGAAAAAAGAACGGTTTCTATTGTACCCGAAACTTCCAATGGAAAATCAAGCTACGGCATTTTATTAAAAACAGAGCAGAACGGGCTGTTTCAAACACTTCGGAACTCCTGGTATAAAACCGGATTTTACAGCGGCGTTATTATAGACTCGTTTATCAGCATGATAAAAGGCGACATTCCGATCTCGCAGATTTCAGGGCCCGTGGGCATTGTGTCGGAAATCGGAAATGTGGTGGAAGAAACCCGCACCACCGGTTGGGAGGGCTTTCAAAGTCTGCTCGCCTTAACCATTTTGCTCACCATAAATTTGGGGGTGTTCAATCTGTTCCCCATTCCGGCGTTAGACGGCGGAAGAATTTTGTTTGTTTTAATTGAAATGGTGAGAAGAAAGCCGGTGCCGGTGGAAAAAGAGGCAATTGTGCACTTTGCGGGATTTGTTTTGTTAATTGCATTTTCAATTTTCATTGCATTTAAAGACGTATTTATGCTTTGGGGCTAA
- a CDS encoding isoprenyl transferase codes for MFKFLKRKKQAAFINEVDQENLPRHVGIIMDGNGRWAKSRGLPRSAGHRAGAATLKKITEFASDMGIRYITAYAFSTENWKRPKAEIDALMDLLLDYLKDKKLLEGNQVRLKFIGDRSVLTDEIKEQMEIAEEESAGRDKTILYLAINYGGQQEITKAVRTICQKAAAGQLDPGGVTEQTISENLYTEIPDVDLIIRPSGEFRLSNFLLWQSAYSEFWFSNINWPDFSEKDFTQAILDYQNRNRRFGGI; via the coding sequence ATTTTTAAGTTTTTAAAACGAAAAAAACAGGCGGCGTTTATTAACGAGGTTGACCAAGAAAACCTCCCCCGTCATGTGGGTATTATTATGGACGGCAACGGCAGGTGGGCAAAGAGTCGCGGCCTGCCTCGAAGCGCCGGGCACAGGGCCGGGGCGGCAACCTTAAAAAAAATAACCGAGTTTGCAAGCGATATGGGAATTCGCTATATCACGGCTTATGCTTTTTCGACAGAAAACTGGAAACGGCCCAAGGCGGAGATTGACGCGCTAATGGACCTTTTGTTGGATTATTTAAAAGACAAAAAGCTCTTAGAGGGCAACCAGGTGCGGCTGAAATTCATTGGCGACAGAAGCGTGTTAACCGATGAAATTAAAGAGCAGATGGAAATTGCAGAGGAGGAGTCCGCCGGGCGGGACAAAACCATTTTATATCTGGCAATTAACTATGGCGGTCAGCAGGAAATAACAAAGGCTGTAAGAACCATTTGTCAAAAAGCCGCCGCGGGGCAGCTTGACCCAGGCGGTGTTACGGAACAGACAATTTCAGAAAATTTATATACGGAAATCCCCGATGTGGACTTAATTATCCGCCCCAGCGGGGAATTTCGCTTAAGCAACTTTCTTTTGTGGCAGTCGGCCTACAGCGAATTCTGGTTTTCCAACATCAACTGGCCCGACTTTTCGGAAAAGGATTTTACACAGGCAATTTTAGACTATCAAAACCGGAACAGACGGTTTGGCGGAATTTAA
- a CDS encoding glycosyltransferase family 2 protein, whose product MSVRYSVVVPVYNEEAVAQECYVRLTKVMASLRDAYELIFVDDGSRDQTNAIISNICRQDSHVRLVSFSRNFGHQAAISAGMDLSSGQAVIIIDADLQDPPEVIIEMVKKWKEGYDVVYGQREKRKGESVFKKATAKLFYRFLSAQTDVDIPVDTGDFRLIDRKVCDVLSSLTEKNRYVRGLVSFAGFRQTGVRYVRDERFAGETKYPLKKMMNFAVDATTSFSKKPLKLAGYVGLFLSMASFVYLFITIYLKLFTQTTVSGWASILCVSLFFNGVVLIMLGIIGEYIGRIYDEVKNRPLYIIKEKTGFQPRKDELKNGETNQ is encoded by the coding sequence ATGTCGGTGCGCTATTCTGTGGTTGTTCCGGTTTATAATGAAGAAGCGGTGGCGCAAGAGTGCTATGTGCGGCTGACCAAGGTGATGGCTTCCCTCCGCGATGCGTATGAGCTCATATTTGTGGACGATGGAAGCCGCGATCAAACAAACGCTATTATATCCAATATTTGCAGGCAAGACAGCCATGTGCGCCTCGTTTCCTTTTCACGCAATTTCGGCCACCAGGCCGCTATCAGCGCGGGCATGGATTTGTCCTCCGGACAGGCGGTAATCATTATCGACGCAGACCTTCAAGACCCGCCCGAAGTTATTATAGAAATGGTAAAAAAGTGGAAAGAGGGCTACGATGTGGTTTACGGCCAGCGGGAAAAACGAAAGGGTGAAAGCGTTTTTAAAAAGGCCACGGCAAAGCTGTTTTACCGTTTTTTGTCCGCCCAGACCGACGTGGACATTCCCGTGGACACCGGCGACTTCCGCTTAATTGACCGCAAGGTGTGCGACGTGCTTTCCTCCCTCACAGAGAAAAACAGATATGTTCGGGGACTGGTGAGCTTTGCTGGCTTTCGTCAAACCGGCGTGCGCTACGTGCGGGACGAACGGTTTGCAGGTGAAACGAAATATCCGTTAAAAAAAATGATGAATTTTGCGGTGGACGCAACTACGTCCTTTTCCAAAAAACCGCTGAAGCTGGCCGGATATGTGGGTTTATTTCTGTCCATGGCAAGCTTTGTTTATCTGTTTATAACAATTTATTTAAAACTGTTTACACAAACAACCGTTTCCGGCTGGGCGTCAATCCTCTGTGTGTCGCTTTTTTTCAACGGCGTGGTTCTGATTATGCTGGGCATTATCGGGGAATATATCGGAAGGATTTACGACGAGGTGAAAAATCGGCCGCTGTATATTATTAAAGAAAAAACGGGCTTTCAACCCCGAAAGGACGAATTGAAAAATGGGGAAACAAATCAATAA
- a CDS encoding fumarate hydratase — MRTIHTKEITETVKNLCIEANIYLGNDIKNAICTAREQEQSETAKVILEKLEENMRVAEAEKIPVCQDTGMAVVFLDIGQDVHVDGGLLKDAVNEGVAQGYTEGFLRKSVVTDPIERKNSGDNTPAVIHYDIVPGDKLKITVAPKGFGSENMGALKLLKPADGLAGVKDFVLETVKNAGANPCPPIVVGVGIGGTMEMSTLLAKRALLVELDKPNENPFYASLEQELLEKINALEIGVQGFGGTNTALGVKILTYPTHIAGLPCAVNINCHVTRHKSIVL; from the coding sequence ATGCGTACCATACATACCAAAGAAATTACAGAGACTGTGAAAAATCTCTGCATTGAAGCAAACATCTATTTAGGAAATGACATTAAAAATGCCATTTGCACTGCCAGAGAGCAGGAGCAGTCTGAAACGGCAAAAGTGATTTTAGAAAAGCTGGAGGAGAATATGCGCGTGGCAGAGGCCGAAAAAATTCCAGTCTGCCAGGACACCGGAATGGCCGTGGTGTTTTTAGATATTGGCCAGGATGTGCATGTTGACGGCGGGTTGCTGAAAGATGCGGTGAACGAAGGCGTGGCGCAGGGCTATACCGAAGGGTTTTTAAGAAAATCTGTGGTGACAGACCCCATAGAGCGCAAAAACTCCGGCGACAACACTCCAGCGGTAATTCATTACGACATTGTTCCCGGCGATAAGCTGAAAATTACCGTGGCGCCTAAGGGCTTTGGAAGCGAAAACATGGGGGCGCTGAAACTGTTAAAGCCGGCAGACGGCCTTGCCGGCGTGAAGGATTTTGTGCTGGAAACCGTAAAAAACGCCGGTGCAAATCCCTGTCCGCCCATTGTGGTGGGCGTCGGAATTGGCGGAACTATGGAAATGAGTACGCTTTTGGCAAAGCGTGCGTTGTTAGTTGAGCTTGACAAGCCAAACGAAAACCCGTTTTATGCGAGTCTGGAGCAGGAGCTTTTAGAAAAAATAAACGCATTGGAAATCGGCGTGCAGGGCTTTGGCGGCACAAACACGGCATTGGGCGTTAAGATTTTAACCTATCCAACCCACATTGCCGGCCTTCCCTGTGCGGTGAATATTAACTGCCACGTAACGCGTCATAAGTCCATTGTGCTGTGA
- the pyrH gene encoding UMP kinase, whose product MNPKYKRILLKVSGEALSGGKGTGLDTDTLASIAAVVKQCREAGVEIAIVVGGGNFWRGRTSEDMNRTRADHMGMLATVMNSLALQSALEAAGVPTRVQTAIEMRQIAEPYIRGKAMSHLTSGKVVIFGCGTGNPFFSTDTAAALRAAEIDAEAILLAKNVDAVYDSDPAQNPNAKRFSKLSYKEVIHRGLKVMDTTATSLCMDNDIPILVFGIAQPENIIKVLCGENMGTIVSNDDEVK is encoded by the coding sequence ATGAACCCAAAATACAAACGAATTCTTCTAAAGGTGAGCGGCGAGGCGCTGTCCGGCGGCAAGGGAACCGGGCTGGACACCGACACACTTGCTTCCATTGCTGCTGTGGTAAAGCAGTGCAGGGAAGCGGGGGTTGAAATTGCCATTGTTGTCGGCGGCGGCAACTTTTGGCGGGGGCGCACCAGCGAGGACATGAACAGAACCCGGGCCGATCACATGGGCATGCTTGCCACAGTGATGAACTCTTTGGCGCTGCAAAGCGCGCTTGAGGCTGCCGGCGTTCCCACCAGGGTGCAAACAGCCATTGAAATGCGCCAGATTGCAGAACCCTACATCCGCGGCAAGGCCATGAGCCACTTAACCTCGGGCAAGGTGGTTATTTTCGGCTGCGGAACGGGAAATCCTTTCTTTTCAACCGATACGGCGGCTGCTCTCCGGGCTGCGGAAATTGATGCGGAGGCAATTTTGCTTGCCAAAAACGTCGACGCGGTTTACGACAGCGACCCGGCTCAAAATCCCAACGCCAAAAGGTTTTCAAAGCTTTCATATAAAGAAGTTATTCACAGGGGCTTAAAGGTGATGGACACCACCGCAACCTCCCTTTGCATGGACAACGACATTCCAATTTTGGTGTTCGGAATTGCTCAGCCGGAGAACATTATTAAAGTGCTCTGCGGTGAAAATATGGGTACCATTGTTTCAAACGATGATGAAGTAAAATAA
- a CDS encoding 1-deoxy-D-xylulose-5-phosphate reductoisomerase: MKNIVILGATGSIGTQSLEVIEANRGFRAFALSAHSNIAVLETQIRKFRPQFACVTNEEKAAELKIKTADIGTKILAGTAGLEEIAAHPEADTVITGIVGIAGLAPTLAAVEAKKRIGLANKETLVTAGDMVMERAGQTGAEIIPVDSEHSAVFQCLAARVNRDNFDSEVKRILLTASGGPFFGKTKDELTQITAKEALRHPNWSMGAKITVDSATLMNKGLEVIEAKHLFGVPFEKIDVFVHRQSIVHSMVEFADNAVIAQLGAPDMKLPIQYAITYPERLSMHGNEPDLTKTPLTFDKPDFETFRCLPLAISAGKTGGTMPAVLNGANEAAVALFLNGKIRFLDIADLVEGAMCAHKTMKRPSLSQIFEADKWAREYVCAKLHTLH, from the coding sequence TTGAAAAACATTGTAATACTGGGCGCAACAGGCTCTATTGGCACGCAGTCCCTTGAAGTAATTGAGGCAAACAGGGGATTTCGTGCTTTTGCGCTATCCGCACATTCCAACATTGCAGTTTTAGAAACACAAATCAGAAAATTCCGCCCGCAGTTTGCCTGCGTAACAAACGAGGAAAAGGCTGCGGAGCTGAAAATAAAAACAGCGGACATTGGCACAAAAATTTTGGCCGGAACAGCGGGCCTTGAAGAAATTGCCGCTCACCCGGAAGCGGACACGGTGATCACTGGCATTGTGGGCATTGCAGGCCTTGCCCCCACCCTTGCTGCGGTGGAGGCGAAAAAACGCATTGGCCTTGCCAACAAGGAAACACTGGTAACTGCGGGAGATATGGTGATGGAGCGGGCAGGACAAACCGGCGCCGAAATCATTCCGGTAGATTCAGAACACAGCGCTGTTTTCCAATGTCTTGCCGCCCGGGTAAACCGGGATAATTTTGACAGCGAAGTAAAACGAATTTTGCTTACCGCCTCCGGCGGCCCGTTTTTCGGAAAGACGAAGGACGAGCTGACCCAAATCACCGCAAAAGAAGCCCTGCGCCACCCCAACTGGAGCATGGGTGCAAAAATAACAGTGGACAGCGCCACGCTGATGAACAAGGGGCTTGAGGTGATTGAGGCAAAACACCTATTTGGCGTTCCGTTTGAAAAAATCGACGTTTTCGTGCACCGGCAGAGCATTGTTCATTCCATGGTGGAGTTTGCAGACAACGCAGTGATTGCGCAGCTGGGCGCGCCGGATATGAAGCTTCCCATACAGTATGCGATTACCTATCCTGAGCGGCTTTCTATGCACGGTAATGAGCCGGACTTAACCAAAACGCCGCTGACCTTTGACAAGCCTGATTTCGAAACGTTTCGTTGCCTGCCGCTGGCCATTTCAGCAGGCAAGACGGGAGGCACCATGCCCGCGGTGTTAAATGGCGCAAACGAAGCGGCGGTGGCGTTGTTTTTAAACGGCAAAATCAGATTTTTGGATATTGCAGATTTAGTGGAGGGGGCAATGTGCGCCCATAAAACCATGAAACGGCCGTCCCTTTCCCAAATTTTTGAGGCGGACAAGTGGGCCAGAGAATATGTATGCGCGAAACTGCATACACTACATTAG
- the mutL gene encoding DNA mismatch repair endonuclease MutL, protein MGKVKVLEKNVSDKIAAGEVVERPASVIKELLENAVDAGASSVCVEIKGGGISYMRVTDNGSGMTKEDVSLSVIRHATSKIATEDDLTKILTLGFRGEALSSIAAVSRLEIYTKVREEDSGTHMVAYNGEILDVAEAGCPDGTTVVVRNLFQAVPARMKFLKKDFTEAGYIEDIVSRLALSHPEISVKFINNGKEIMFTPGDNLLSSAIYAVYGKDIKNAMVEAHFEERGVSVSGMCGKSAAARSNRGMENFFVNGRYIKSALLSRATEEAYKNELMVGKFPACVLNITLPPENVDINIHPTKLEAKFAEEKHIYHCVYWAVKNALYQSNFVPQVQEHKNIKPQFVRPQSQAEERSMQEQTAPQVKTNLPKEPTATLKETGGFTPTHTTKVMPPCSSNEPPALENRQEAFKLPAQKPIIKPAPEAAASTEQSLPTAEQTPVVPESGAPVYKICGQVFATYIIVEKDGKMLMVDQHAAHERLRYEKLLQQYRGREISSQLLLCPEVLTLTATEFAAFVENQEAICDLGFLADEFGQKQIIVRGTPAEAGECDVKATMLEVIEMLSGSRKYVDDDLAAKMLYRIACRGAVKANAVLNHAEMTKLLDGVFSLTGINTCPHGRPITVEFTKEFIEKQFKRIV, encoded by the coding sequence ATGGGAAAAGTAAAAGTTTTAGAAAAAAACGTTTCGGACAAAATCGCGGCAGGCGAAGTTGTTGAGCGGCCTGCTTCTGTAATTAAAGAGCTTTTGGAAAACGCGGTGGATGCAGGAGCAAGCAGTGTTTGCGTTGAGATTAAAGGCGGCGGAATTTCGTATATGCGTGTGACCGACAACGGAAGCGGCATGACGAAGGAGGACGTTTCCCTCTCAGTGATCCGCCACGCCACAAGCAAAATTGCCACGGAGGACGACCTGACAAAAATTTTAACTTTGGGATTTCGAGGGGAGGCACTGTCGTCCATTGCCGCGGTGTCCCGGCTGGAAATTTACACAAAGGTGCGGGAGGAGGACAGCGGCACCCACATGGTGGCCTATAACGGCGAGATTTTAGACGTGGCCGAGGCCGGCTGTCCCGACGGAACCACCGTGGTGGTGCGGAACTTGTTTCAGGCGGTGCCTGCCCGCATGAAGTTTTTGAAAAAGGACTTTACGGAGGCAGGATATATTGAAGACATTGTGTCGCGCTTGGCCCTGTCCCACCCTGAAATTTCAGTGAAGTTTATTAACAACGGAAAAGAAATAATGTTTACGCCGGGCGACAATTTACTGTCCTCGGCCATTTATGCTGTTTACGGAAAGGACATTAAAAATGCCATGGTTGAGGCACATTTTGAAGAACGGGGCGTTAGTGTTTCGGGCATGTGCGGAAAATCTGCCGCCGCTAGGAGTAACCGCGGCATGGAAAACTTTTTTGTCAACGGACGGTACATAAAATCGGCACTTCTTTCCCGGGCGACAGAGGAAGCGTATAAAAATGAGCTGATGGTGGGAAAATTTCCGGCCTGTGTGTTAAACATCACCCTGCCGCCGGAGAATGTGGACATTAACATTCATCCCACAAAATTAGAGGCCAAGTTTGCAGAGGAAAAGCACATTTACCACTGCGTTTACTGGGCAGTGAAGAACGCCCTTTATCAGTCGAATTTTGTGCCGCAGGTTCAGGAGCACAAAAACATTAAACCACAGTTTGTGCGGCCGCAGTCCCAGGCAGAAGAACGTAGTATGCAGGAGCAAACTGCTCCGCAGGTGAAAACGAACCTACCCAAGGAGCCGACTGCGACTTTAAAGGAAACAGGCGGCTTTACGCCTACACACACGACGAAAGTTATGCCGCCTTGCTCTTCAAACGAGCCGCCTGCATTGGAAAATAGACAGGAAGCTTTTAAACTTCCTGCACAAAAGCCAATCATTAAACCTGCGCCCGAAGCTGCAGCCTCCACAGAACAGAGCTTGCCAACGGCGGAGCAAACGCCAGTGGTGCCGGAAAGCGGCGCGCCTGTGTATAAAATATGCGGACAGGTTTTTGCAACCTACATCATAGTGGAAAAGGACGGGAAAATGCTCATGGTAGACCAGCACGCCGCCCACGAGCGGCTGCGGTATGAAAAGCTCCTTCAGCAATACCGGGGGAGGGAAATTTCGTCCCAGCTCCTGCTGTGTCCTGAGGTGCTGACTCTGACAGCAACAGAGTTTGCTGCGTTTGTAGAAAACCAGGAGGCCATCTGCGATTTGGGCTTTTTGGCCGACGAGTTTGGGCAGAAGCAAATCATTGTCCGCGGCACGCCGGCAGAGGCAGGGGAGTGCGACGTAAAAGCCACCATGCTTGAGGTGATTGAAATGCTTTCCGGCAGCAGAAAATACGTGGACGACGATCTGGCGGCAAAAATGCTTTACCGCATTGCCTGCCGGGGCGCGGTGAAAGCAAATGCGGTTTTAAACCACGCAGAAATGACAAAGCTGTTAGACGGCGTTTTCAGCTTAACGGGCATTAACACCTGCCCGCACGGCAGGCCCATTACAGTGGAGTTTACAAAAGAATTTATTGAAAAACAGTTTAAAAGGATTGTATAG
- a CDS encoding phosphatidate cytidylyltransferase: protein MAWSKLKTRLVSAAILVVVLLIVTFAPEWVFTLAVSAACFVVLHEIMVTFKQETKLSIVIIDYIFAGLYMLSGFLRMDTGNQVIYMITIFFVMTLLIFSVVDHREINFNDVCASLFLVLYSVVFLIHLSFIRHMENGLALVFLAFIGAFLPDTSAYFAGNLFGEHKLIEAVSPNKTVEGAIGAVVGAVVSFTIYGVILWMLDFNVHFPRLLLLALICGVVAQFGDLSASVMKRAYKAKDFGKLIPGHGGLVDRIDSLIFVTPVVYYFITYFPVI from the coding sequence TTGGCTTGGTCAAAACTGAAAACGAGGCTGGTCAGCGCGGCAATTTTGGTAGTTGTTTTGCTGATTGTAACCTTTGCCCCGGAATGGGTATTTACGCTGGCGGTCAGTGCCGCCTGTTTTGTTGTTCTTCATGAGATTATGGTGACGTTTAAACAGGAAACAAAGCTTTCCATCGTCATTATTGATTATATTTTCGCAGGGCTTTATATGCTCTCCGGTTTCCTCCGCATGGACACAGGCAACCAGGTAATTTATATGATTACCATTTTCTTTGTGATGACGCTGTTGATTTTTTCCGTGGTGGACCACAGAGAAATTAACTTTAACGACGTGTGCGCCTCGCTGTTTTTGGTGCTCTATTCGGTGGTGTTTTTAATCCATCTGTCGTTCATTCGGCACATGGAAAACGGACTTGCCCTTGTGTTTTTAGCTTTTATCGGCGCGTTTTTACCCGACACTTCGGCATATTTTGCCGGCAATCTGTTTGGCGAGCACAAGCTAATTGAGGCAGTTAGCCCAAACAAAACCGTTGAGGGAGCAATTGGGGCTGTGGTTGGCGCTGTGGTTTCATTTACCATTTACGGCGTTATTTTATGGATGTTAGATTTTAATGTACATTTTCCGAGACTTTTGCTGCTGGCCTTAATTTGCGGTGTAGTGGCCCAGTTCGGCGACCTTTCTGCATCGGTAATGAAACGGGCGTATAAAGCAAAGGACTTTGGAAAACTCATTCCCGGCCACGGCGGCTTGGTAGACCGGATTGACAGTTTAATTTTCGTCACTCCGGTTGTGTATTATTTTATTACATACTTTCCAGTAATATGA